The nucleotide sequence GCATGCGGATGACGCGGACGACGTGGTAGCTCCCTCCCGCCGCCCACGTGGGTTCGTCGCCGGCTTTCGCCCAGACCAGCCGCGCCATCTCGGCGGCGTTCCCGGTGTCGGGGTTGCTCGTGCCGTCTTTGAACCCCATCAGGTTGCGCGGCGTGCCGCTGGGGCGGGGCGGCGAAACGAAGCCGTCCTGCCGCCAGCGAACCTGCATGGCACCGCGGGTCGCCCGGGCGATCTCGCGGACGGCGTGCGTGACCGCATCCCGGTCGGCCGCGCACACCTGCAGCAGCAGGTCGCCGTCGCAGACCCCGCGGCGGAGGGCGTCGTCGGGGAACTCGTCCATCGTCCGCAGCCGGGTGGGCTTCCGCGCGGCCAGCCCGAAGCGCTCGTCGAACAGCGAAGCGCCGGCCGAAAGCGTGACGCTCAGCGAATCGGGGACGACGGTCGGCCCGAGCACGCCCGAGTCGCGCGGCGGTGCGACGAGCCCCGGGTCGGGCGGTGTGCCTCCCGTGGTGAGGAAGCGCGCGCGCTCGGTGATCGTCTTCAGCAGGTCGGCGAGCTCGGCCCGGGATGCGGCGGTGACGTCGAGCGCGACGAACGACGCCTCGCGCTGCGGCGGGGTGAGGATACCCTGCTGGTGTTGTCCGTGGAACGGGAGGGAGGCGGGATGGGCGGCTGACGGCTGAGAGGCGGCCGCGGCTCGGGCGTCGGTCGTGAGGCCCACTCCGGCGACGGCGGCGCCGGCCGCTCCGATGGCACCCGCCTGGAGGAAGCCGCGGCGGTCGATGGGCGTCATGAGTCCCTCCTCGGGTCGCAGATGGCGGCGACCGGGGCGAGCAGTTCCGCGGCGCGGTCGAGAGCCGCATCCACGTGCTCGCGGTCCGTTCGGCTGAGCTGGTCGAGTGGCGTCCAGGTGCCGTCGGGCGCGCGATGGGCCTCGACGACCGCATGGGCGG is from Leifsonia sp. 466MF and encodes:
- the efeB gene encoding iron uptake transporter deferrochelatase/peroxidase subunit, encoding MTPIDRRGFLQAGAIGAAGAAVAGVGLTTDARAAAASQPSAAHPASLPFHGQHQQGILTPPQREASFVALDVTAASRAELADLLKTITERARFLTTGGTPPDPGLVAPPRDSGVLGPTVVPDSLSVTLSAGASLFDERFGLAARKPTRLRTMDEFPDDALRRGVCDGDLLLQVCAADRDAVTHAVREIARATRGAMQVRWRQDGFVSPPRPSGTPRNLMGFKDGTSNPDTGNAAEMARLVWAKAGDEPTWAAGGSYHVVRVIRMLVEFWDRVNLHEQENMIGRRRDSGAPLTASAEFDDPHFENDPTGDVIQLDAHIRLANPRTKDTDDQRMLRRAYNYDGGLDANGNLDMGLVFVAFNQDLDRQFVTVQKRLAGEPLTDYIQPFGGGYYFALPGARDSSDWLGRTMLA